One genomic region from Solwaraspora sp. WMMD792 encodes:
- a CDS encoding DEAD/DEAH box helicase: protein MLVVQGLLGPAGRLAVWAEDSTLPSAPPRRPGRPPRRRPHPFAAGHETLVAALSPLLGPVAVKAVTGSTAVRLPTVAGAPVESPELVRTQSDAPTTGLARDGGHADWLVSTLEFDADEALPVLCTLHDVDPAADIAPGDGLPGDIAPGDGLPGGLVIGAGVRHLALFAGFAAELVARGRVLPAVRPGAAPGSATACWLPLLTGVDQRWARSLALATPAAALAAGAPGTGHRRVAEALDALTDAAARAALHGVRLAEGRARSGPLGARDAWLTALTGPRRDFTAPVAALDTLVAELEHWQRDAAGGPVRALFRLREPERDPDPATDGDGTDGDGTVGWRLEFALQATAEPSLLVDAAAIWRGGRQLQPLTRHTADPQETLLAELGRASRLWPAIDDALRTATPDGMDLDVAAAHRFLRDGAPALHAAGFGVLLPSWWRRPTARLGARLRASSRTAPGTVAVDRDFGTSALVDYRWEVALGDQPLTEQELRDLARAKSPLVRLRGEWVEVDPTRLAAGLKLLRSGGELTVTDLLRVALDGDGDGAALPLPVLGIDADGALGDLLSGEVERRLTPVAEPAGFRGRLRPYQQRGLAWLRFLDSLGLGGVLADDMGLGKTVQLLALLAADEPGAGPTLLICPMSLVGNWQREAARFVPDLTVHVHHGADRPRGPEFVAAVTGARLVVTTYAVAARDAADLAGVGWHRIMVDEAQAIKNAATRQAVAVRSLPARHRVAITGTPVENRLADLWSIMEFANPGLLGGAASFRRRYAEPVERHGDAEAAQRLRRITSPFVLRRLKTDTSIISDLPAKLEMEVVCNLTAEQASLYQAVVDDMMGRIESSDGVERRGLVLATMTKLKQICNHPAQFLRDGSHLAGRSGKLARLTGILDEVLAAGEKALLFTQYAEFGAMLRGYLSAYTGREVLFLHGGLAKADRDDLVARFQAGGDADGDGRAGPPLFVLSLKAGGTGLTLTAANHVVHVDRWWNPAVEDQATDRAFRIGQRRAVQVRKFVCAGTVEEKIAAMVTDKRGLAATVVGSGEQWLTELSTAQLRELFTLEAGAVVE, encoded by the coding sequence GTGCTGGTGGTGCAGGGGCTACTCGGCCCCGCCGGTCGGCTCGCCGTCTGGGCTGAGGACTCGACGTTGCCGTCGGCGCCGCCCCGGCGGCCGGGGCGGCCGCCGCGCCGCCGACCGCATCCGTTCGCCGCCGGACACGAGACCCTGGTCGCCGCGCTGAGCCCACTGCTCGGGCCGGTGGCGGTGAAGGCGGTCACCGGCAGTACGGCGGTCCGGCTGCCGACCGTCGCCGGTGCTCCGGTCGAGTCACCGGAGCTGGTCCGTACCCAGTCCGACGCGCCGACCACCGGGCTGGCCCGCGACGGCGGCCACGCCGACTGGCTGGTGTCCACCCTGGAGTTCGACGCCGACGAGGCGTTGCCGGTGCTCTGCACTCTGCACGACGTCGATCCGGCAGCCGACATCGCGCCTGGCGACGGGCTGCCTGGCGACATCGCGCCGGGCGACGGTCTGCCGGGCGGGTTGGTGATCGGCGCCGGGGTGCGCCACCTGGCGCTGTTCGCCGGGTTCGCCGCCGAACTGGTCGCCCGGGGCCGGGTGCTACCCGCCGTCCGGCCCGGCGCGGCACCCGGGTCGGCCACCGCCTGCTGGCTGCCGCTGCTGACCGGTGTCGACCAGCGGTGGGCCCGGTCGCTGGCGTTGGCCACTCCGGCGGCGGCGCTGGCCGCCGGGGCGCCCGGCACCGGACACCGGCGGGTCGCCGAGGCGCTGGACGCGCTGACCGACGCCGCCGCCCGCGCCGCGCTGCACGGTGTACGGCTGGCCGAGGGCCGGGCCCGGTCCGGGCCGTTGGGCGCCCGCGACGCCTGGCTGACCGCGTTGACCGGGCCCCGGCGGGACTTCACCGCCCCGGTCGCGGCACTCGACACGCTCGTCGCCGAGCTGGAGCACTGGCAGCGCGACGCGGCTGGCGGCCCGGTGCGGGCCCTGTTCCGGCTGCGCGAACCCGAACGCGACCCCGATCCCGCCACCGACGGTGACGGCACCGACGGCGACGGCACCGTCGGATGGCGGTTGGAGTTCGCGTTGCAGGCCACCGCCGAGCCGAGCCTGCTGGTCGACGCCGCTGCGATCTGGCGCGGCGGCCGGCAGCTCCAGCCGCTCACCCGGCACACCGCCGACCCGCAGGAGACGCTGCTGGCCGAGCTCGGCCGGGCCAGCCGGCTGTGGCCGGCCATCGACGACGCGCTGCGCACCGCCACCCCCGACGGGATGGACCTGGACGTCGCCGCCGCCCACCGGTTCCTGCGCGACGGCGCGCCGGCCCTGCACGCCGCCGGGTTCGGCGTCCTGCTGCCGTCGTGGTGGCGGCGGCCCACCGCCCGACTCGGTGCCCGGCTGCGGGCGAGCAGCCGTACCGCCCCGGGCACCGTCGCCGTCGACCGCGACTTCGGCACGTCCGCCCTGGTCGACTACCGCTGGGAGGTCGCCCTCGGCGACCAGCCGCTGACCGAACAGGAGCTGCGCGACCTGGCCCGGGCCAAGAGCCCGCTGGTACGGCTGCGCGGCGAATGGGTCGAGGTCGACCCGACCCGGCTCGCCGCCGGACTGAAACTGCTGCGCTCCGGCGGTGAGCTGACCGTCACCGACCTGCTGCGGGTCGCTCTCGACGGCGACGGCGACGGTGCCGCGCTGCCGCTGCCAGTGCTCGGCATCGACGCCGACGGGGCGCTCGGTGACCTGCTCAGCGGAGAGGTGGAGCGCCGGCTCACCCCGGTGGCCGAGCCGGCCGGTTTCCGGGGCCGGCTGCGCCCGTACCAGCAGCGGGGTCTGGCCTGGCTGCGGTTCCTGGACTCGTTGGGACTCGGCGGGGTGCTCGCCGACGACATGGGACTCGGCAAGACCGTACAGCTGCTGGCGCTGCTCGCCGCCGACGAACCCGGCGCCGGACCGACGCTGCTGATCTGTCCGATGTCGCTGGTCGGCAACTGGCAGCGGGAGGCCGCCCGGTTCGTGCCGGACCTGACGGTGCACGTGCACCACGGCGCCGACCGACCCCGTGGCCCGGAATTCGTCGCGGCGGTGACCGGCGCTCGGCTGGTGGTCACCACCTACGCGGTGGCCGCCCGGGACGCCGCCGACCTGGCCGGGGTCGGCTGGCACCGGATCATGGTCGACGAGGCGCAGGCGATCAAGAACGCGGCGACCCGGCAGGCCGTCGCGGTCCGGTCACTGCCCGCCCGGCACCGGGTAGCGATCACCGGTACGCCGGTGGAGAACCGCCTCGCCGACCTGTGGTCGATCATGGAGTTCGCGAATCCGGGCCTGCTCGGCGGCGCGGCCAGTTTCCGCCGCCGGTACGCCGAACCGGTGGAACGCCACGGCGACGCCGAGGCCGCCCAGCGGCTGCGCCGGATCACCAGCCCGTTCGTGCTGCGCCGGCTCAAGACCGACACCTCGATCATCTCCGACCTGCCGGCCAAGTTGGAGATGGAGGTGGTGTGCAACCTCACCGCCGAGCAGGCGTCGCTCTACCAGGCCGTGGTCGACGACATGATGGGGCGGATCGAGTCCAGCGACGGCGTCGAGCGTCGCGGCCTGGTGCTGGCCACCATGACCAAGCTCAAGCAGATCTGCAACCACCCGGCGCAGTTCCTGCGCGACGGCTCGCACCTGGCCGGACGCTCCGGCAAGCTGGCCCGGCTCACCGGGATCCTCGACGAAGTGTTGGCGGCGGGGGAGAAGGCGCTGCTGTTCACCCAGTACGCCGAGTTCGGCGCGATGCTGCGCGGGTACCTGTCGGCGTACACCGGTCGGGAGGTGCTGTTCCTGCACGGCGGTCTGGCCAAGGCGGACCGTGACGACCTGGTGGCCCGGTTCCAGGCCGGTGGCGACGCCGACGGCGACGGGCGCGCCGGTCCGCCGCTGTTCGTTCTGTCGTTGAAGGCCGGCGGCACCGGGCTGACCCTGACCGCCGCCAACCACGTGGTGCATGTGGACCGGTGGTGGAACCCGGCGGTGGAGGACCAGGCCACCGACCGGGCGTTCCGGATCGGCCAGCGGCGGGCGGTGCAGGTCCGCAAGTTCGTCTGCGCCGGCACCGTGGAGGAGAAGATCGCGGCGATGGTGACGGACAAGCGTGGCCTCGCCGCGACCGTCGTCGGCAGCGGCGAGCAGTGGCTGACCGAGCTGTCGACCGCGCAGCTGCGGGAGCTGTTCACATTGGAGGCCGGGGCGGTGGTCGAATGA
- a CDS encoding ABC transporter ATP-binding protein — protein MTASGRLPVADPRTVRRATGELLGQQRWVVVGILVLHVGAALAGLAGPWLLGRIVDVVTAGASVAAVDRLAAALIGFVLLQGLLTRFARYVGLRFGERAVARLREDFVHRVLGLPVSVVERAGTGDLATRSSSDVATVGTMVRDVVPVVVIATAQLVLLFGAVFWLHPLLGLAGLIGLPSIVAVTRWYLRRARPAYLTEGAAMAALTDALTTTADGARTVEALRLGDERIRAGRTRIADLWAARRATLALRSVYFPVAEASVALPIGAALLVGGLLLHRETVTLGAVVAAALYLQQAVEPLDTILQWIEQAQRGLTSYARVLGVGQVPPEPRGRNATPTGREVRVTGLTFGYGGGVDVLRGIDLTVAAGQRLAIVGPSGAGKSTLARLIAGIEAPRDGAVLLGGCPVTDLDPAQRRRRIALVTQEHHVFIGTLRDNLRFAAPEASDQALRSALVTVGADWYADLPAGLDTLLGDGALDLPAAHAQQVALARLVVADPDILILDEATAALDPTTARRTEQALAAVLAGRTVIAIAHRLNSAHDADRVAVLDQGRITEQGSHDELIAADGAYAALWRSWHG, from the coding sequence GTGACCGCCTCCGGTCGGTTGCCGGTGGCCGATCCGCGTACCGTCCGGCGGGCGACCGGTGAACTACTCGGTCAGCAACGCTGGGTGGTCGTCGGCATCCTGGTGCTGCACGTCGGCGCGGCCCTGGCCGGCCTGGCCGGGCCGTGGCTGCTCGGCCGGATCGTCGACGTGGTCACCGCCGGCGCGTCGGTGGCCGCGGTCGATCGGCTGGCGGCGGCGCTGATCGGGTTCGTCCTGCTGCAAGGGCTGCTCACCCGCTTCGCCCGGTACGTCGGGCTGCGCTTCGGCGAACGGGCGGTCGCCCGGCTCCGCGAGGACTTCGTGCACCGCGTCCTCGGACTACCGGTGTCGGTGGTCGAACGAGCCGGCACCGGCGACCTCGCCACCCGCAGCTCCAGTGACGTCGCCACGGTCGGCACCATGGTCCGCGATGTGGTGCCGGTGGTGGTGATCGCCACCGCGCAGCTGGTCCTGCTGTTCGGTGCGGTGTTCTGGCTGCATCCGCTGCTGGGGCTGGCCGGCCTGATCGGCCTGCCGTCGATCGTGGCGGTGACCCGGTGGTACCTGCGTCGGGCGCGCCCGGCCTACCTGACCGAGGGCGCGGCGATGGCCGCGTTGACCGACGCGTTGACCACCACCGCCGACGGTGCCCGTACGGTGGAGGCGCTGCGGCTGGGCGACGAACGGATCCGCGCCGGCCGGACCCGGATCGCCGACCTGTGGGCCGCCCGGCGGGCCACCCTCGCTCTGCGTTCGGTGTACTTTCCGGTGGCCGAGGCCAGTGTCGCGCTGCCGATCGGTGCCGCGTTGCTGGTCGGCGGGCTGCTGCTGCACCGGGAGACCGTCACCCTCGGCGCGGTGGTCGCCGCCGCGCTCTACCTGCAGCAGGCCGTCGAGCCGTTGGACACCATCCTGCAGTGGATCGAACAGGCCCAGCGTGGGCTGACGTCGTACGCCCGGGTGCTCGGCGTCGGGCAGGTGCCGCCAGAGCCGCGTGGCCGGAACGCCACGCCGACCGGCCGTGAGGTGCGGGTGACCGGTCTGACCTTCGGCTACGGCGGCGGCGTCGACGTGCTGCGCGGCATCGACCTGACGGTGGCCGCCGGGCAACGGCTGGCGATCGTCGGCCCGTCCGGGGCGGGCAAGTCCACCCTGGCCCGGCTGATCGCCGGCATCGAGGCGCCCCGCGACGGCGCGGTGCTCCTCGGCGGCTGCCCGGTCACCGACCTTGACCCGGCGCAGCGGCGCCGCCGGATCGCCCTGGTCACCCAGGAACACCACGTTTTCATCGGTACGCTGCGCGACAACCTGCGGTTCGCCGCCCCCGAGGCGTCCGACCAGGCGTTGCGGTCCGCGTTGGTCACCGTCGGTGCCGACTGGTACGCCGACCTGCCCGCCGGCCTGGACACGTTGCTCGGCGACGGCGCGCTCGACCTGCCGGCCGCGCACGCCCAGCAGGTGGCGCTCGCCCGGCTGGTGGTCGCCGATCCGGACATCCTGATCCTGGACGAGGCGACCGCCGCACTGGACCCGACCACCGCCCGCCGGACCGAGCAGGCGTTGGCGGCGGTACTGGCCGGGCGGACCGTCATCGCCATCGCGCACCGGTTGAACTCGGCCCACGACGCCGACCGGGTGGCGGTACTGGACCAGGGTCGGATCACCGAGCAGGGCAGCCACGACGAGTTGATCGCCGCCGACGGCGCATACGCCGCCTTGTGGCGCTCCTGGCACGGCTGA
- a CDS encoding ABC transporter ATP-binding protein has translation MPPLIPHPDPGSPDIRGPVRYLWWLVCRQPWRVLRGALLSTVWMVGLAGRPYLVARAIDDGLRPGRWAVLAWWVGAVLVAGVLISVVGVFRHRTMTYIREDATARSAGVLSRQLARIGAVLPSRLATGEVATVGGTDITHTSHVLTLTGPGVGAVLAYLVVAVLLWTVSPVLAAVILIGVPVVAALLGPLLRRLDRAEQTYRREQGQLTARAGDIVAGLRVLAGVGGRSLFADRYVDHSQRLRGHGYRVAAVNSWIEALTVTVPGLFLAAVVWISARMAVADEITIGELVAVYGYVAALTVPVWFLQEGSYQFIRGRVAARRIVALLRLTPDPVTDLAEGHTAAAPRQPADLHDPDSGLTVPAGRMIGVAADDPGDGQALADRLGRFRRSGVTWGAVPLGAVALDEVRARILVADHDAYLFAGTLRQILQGARADEPDAAGDRRVRAAVRVASADDVVTSLPDGLATPIGSRARTLSGGQRQRVRLARALLVEPEVLILIEPTSAVDAHTEARVADRLRVARAGRTTVLVTTSPLLLAATDTVAYLRGGRVVGIGGHPELLAGDPDYRALVARGGELTDAAGPTLGPIVGPTAGASPGAGQP, from the coding sequence GTGCCGCCGCTGATCCCGCACCCCGATCCGGGCAGTCCCGATATCCGGGGGCCGGTGCGCTACCTGTGGTGGCTGGTGTGTCGCCAACCGTGGCGGGTGCTGCGCGGCGCGTTGCTCAGTACGGTGTGGATGGTCGGCCTGGCCGGTCGGCCGTATCTGGTGGCCCGGGCGATCGACGACGGACTGCGCCCTGGCCGGTGGGCCGTACTGGCGTGGTGGGTCGGTGCCGTCCTGGTCGCCGGGGTGCTGATCTCCGTGGTCGGTGTGTTCCGGCACCGCACGATGACCTACATCCGCGAGGACGCCACCGCCCGGTCCGCCGGGGTGCTGTCGCGGCAGTTGGCCCGCATCGGCGCGGTGCTGCCGAGCCGGCTCGCCACCGGCGAGGTGGCCACCGTCGGCGGCACCGACATCACCCACACCTCGCACGTGCTCACCCTGACCGGGCCGGGCGTCGGCGCGGTGCTGGCGTACCTGGTGGTCGCGGTCCTGCTCTGGACGGTCTCGCCGGTGCTGGCGGCGGTCATCCTGATCGGCGTGCCGGTCGTCGCGGCGCTGCTCGGCCCGCTGCTGCGCCGGTTGGACCGGGCCGAGCAGACCTACCGGCGGGAACAGGGCCAGCTCACCGCCCGCGCCGGTGACATCGTCGCCGGGCTGCGGGTGCTGGCCGGGGTCGGCGGTCGGTCCCTGTTCGCCGACCGCTATGTCGACCACTCCCAGCGGCTGCGTGGGCACGGCTACCGGGTCGCGGCGGTGAACAGCTGGATCGAGGCGCTCACCGTCACCGTCCCCGGCCTGTTCCTCGCCGCCGTGGTGTGGATCTCCGCCCGGATGGCGGTCGCCGACGAGATCACCATCGGGGAGCTGGTCGCCGTCTACGGGTACGTGGCCGCGCTGACCGTCCCGGTCTGGTTCCTGCAGGAGGGCAGCTACCAGTTCATCCGGGGCCGGGTCGCGGCCCGCCGGATCGTGGCCCTGCTGCGGCTCACTCCCGACCCGGTGACGGACCTGGCGGAGGGGCACACCGCCGCCGCCCCACGGCAGCCGGCCGACCTGCACGACCCCGACAGCGGGTTGACCGTGCCGGCCGGACGGATGATCGGAGTGGCGGCCGACGACCCGGGCGACGGGCAGGCCCTGGCCGACCGGCTGGGCCGGTTCCGCCGGTCCGGGGTGACCTGGGGCGCGGTGCCGCTGGGCGCGGTCGCGCTCGACGAGGTGCGGGCCCGGATCCTGGTCGCTGACCACGACGCGTACCTGTTCGCCGGCACGCTGCGGCAGATCCTGCAGGGTGCGCGGGCGGACGAGCCGGACGCGGCCGGTGACCGACGGGTGCGGGCGGCGGTCCGGGTCGCGTCCGCCGACGACGTGGTGACGTCGCTGCCGGACGGCCTGGCTACCCCGATCGGCAGTCGCGCCCGTACCCTCTCCGGCGGCCAGCGCCAGCGGGTCCGGCTGGCCCGGGCGCTGCTGGTGGAGCCGGAGGTGCTGATCCTGATCGAGCCGACCTCGGCGGTTGACGCGCATACCGAGGCACGGGTCGCCGACCGGCTGCGCGTGGCGCGGGCAGGCCGGACCACGGTGCTGGTCACCACGTCCCCGCTGCTGCTCGCGGCCACCGACACGGTGGCGTACCTGCGCGGCGGTCGGGTCGTCGGGATCGGCGGCCACCCGGAGCTGCTGGCCGGCGACCCGGACTACCGAGCGCTGGTCGCCCGGGGCGGCGAACTGACCGACGCGGCCGGACCGACGCTGGGGCCGATCGTGGGGCCGACTGCAGGGGCGTCGCCCGGGGCGGGGCAACCGTGA
- a CDS encoding DUF6403 family protein has protein sequence MGWSWLVWPVGAAVLVAAGYVTATLPRRRAHQNARRVSWSTARSAIDAATVSRDAAPRPVAEAEQLLTRAQTLAADRGGPAAARAATDYARRADKLWRTAAGSQDRA, from the coding sequence ATGGGATGGTCCTGGCTGGTGTGGCCGGTCGGGGCTGCCGTGCTGGTGGCCGCCGGATACGTCACGGCGACGCTGCCCCGACGTCGGGCGCACCAGAACGCCCGGCGCGTCTCCTGGTCGACGGCGAGATCCGCGATCGACGCGGCCACGGTCAGCCGCGACGCCGCGCCCCGGCCGGTCGCCGAGGCGGAGCAGCTGCTCACCCGGGCGCAGACCCTCGCCGCCGACCGGGGTGGACCGGCGGCAGCCCGCGCCGCCACCGACTACGCCCGGCGCGCCGACAAGCTGTGGCGTACCGCCGCCGGATCGCAGGACCGGGCATGA
- a CDS encoding acVLRF1 family peptidyl-tRNA hydrolase, with the protein MRGARPAAGGGRWVEISPERLRGWLDGFYGRHDGAAEDGLTLTGASNGDTATLHPPPGVDGITDVDGLLTALIRPPRIGLLLARKGAVAVGVVDGTNVAVSKVERHYVQGRTAAGGQSQQRYARRRDNQATAAAGRAADIVARVLLPYCPADAEEPIRALVCGGDRLMVDAVLADRRLAPLLPMRHPHLLDCPEPRLAVLQDAAVAARRVRIHLVP; encoded by the coding sequence ATGCGCGGCGCGCGGCCGGCGGCCGGCGGCGGCCGGTGGGTGGAAATCTCCCCGGAGCGCCTGCGGGGCTGGCTGGACGGCTTCTACGGCCGGCACGACGGCGCCGCCGAGGACGGTCTGACCCTGACCGGGGCCAGCAACGGCGACACGGCGACCCTGCATCCGCCGCCCGGAGTCGACGGGATCACCGACGTCGACGGTCTGCTCACCGCACTGATCCGGCCGCCGCGCATCGGCCTGCTGCTGGCCCGCAAGGGCGCGGTGGCGGTCGGTGTCGTCGACGGCACCAATGTTGCGGTGTCCAAGGTGGAGCGCCACTACGTGCAGGGACGCACCGCCGCCGGCGGGCAGTCACAGCAGCGGTACGCCCGCCGACGCGACAACCAGGCGACGGCGGCGGCCGGCCGGGCCGCCGACATCGTGGCCCGGGTGCTGCTGCCATACTGTCCCGCCGACGCTGAGGAGCCGATCCGCGCGCTGGTCTGCGGCGGCGACCGGTTGATGGTCGACGCGGTCCTCGCCGACCGGCGGCTGGCACCGTTGCTGCCGATGCGCCACCCGCACCTGCTGGACTGCCCCGAGCCACGGCTCGCCGTGCTGCAGGACGCCGCAGTCGCCGCCCGCCGCGTCCGCATCCACCTGGTGCCGTAG
- a CDS encoding Hsp70 family protein, which produces MGTSPAGSGEVHLGVDIGTYNTAAALRGRDGRVQPVLFDGAPLLPSAVFVDGDTTLVGPDAWHAAMTRPAQLEPNPKRCIDDRYVLLGAQEVPVETLLAALLRRVRVAAEQAAGRVDAVTIAYPVAWGQRRLATLTAAARLAGLPEPATVHEPVAAAAHFVGLPDVRLAEGQLALVYDLGAGTFDATVIRRSAAGFEVIASQGLSDAGGLYIDEAVAASISANLRPDDAAWRCLRSPSTPTELRARRMFLDGVRVAKQVLSRAAATSVHVPMLETEVPLGREQFETLARPVLDRTIAASRATLRDAQLAESDLAEIFLVGGSTRIPLVGTLLHQAYGRPPVVLDQPELAVAYGSVAAPPRPVSPPPAVSPVPAVNPPPAVSPPLVGRSLSVRGTRRMLAVAVTVVLAVTAGVGYLVMEQRDDDPDGGSPQTGQDQTRQPSTDPSESASPLAVALPTPTGVPTSFAGQWSGIVDQPTGTVTSWSLTATFAAGADGGTFRSTSLGCEGTLTIIEPRPTSREIHLRQRTTVNSRSLCVGAAQWTLILQEPDRADMHWVDAGSPSNTGTATFVRS; this is translated from the coding sequence ATGGGAACAAGCCCGGCCGGCTCCGGCGAGGTGCACCTCGGCGTCGACATCGGCACCTACAACACGGCTGCTGCACTGCGGGGCCGGGACGGTCGCGTTCAGCCGGTGCTGTTCGACGGGGCGCCGCTGCTGCCGTCCGCCGTGTTCGTCGACGGTGACACGACGCTCGTCGGACCCGACGCCTGGCACGCCGCGATGACCCGGCCGGCGCAACTGGAGCCCAACCCCAAAAGATGCATCGACGACCGGTACGTCCTGCTCGGTGCGCAGGAGGTGCCGGTGGAGACGCTGCTCGCCGCGCTGCTGCGACGGGTGCGGGTCGCCGCCGAGCAGGCGGCCGGCCGGGTGGACGCGGTGACCATCGCCTACCCGGTGGCCTGGGGGCAGCGCCGGCTGGCGACGCTCACCGCGGCGGCACGGCTGGCCGGCCTGCCGGAACCGGCGACGGTGCACGAGCCGGTGGCCGCCGCCGCGCACTTCGTGGGGCTGCCGGACGTCCGGCTGGCCGAGGGACAACTGGCGCTGGTGTACGACCTCGGCGCGGGCACCTTCGACGCGACCGTGATCCGGCGCTCGGCGGCCGGATTCGAGGTGATCGCCAGCCAGGGCCTGTCCGACGCCGGTGGGCTGTACATCGACGAGGCGGTCGCGGCGTCGATCAGCGCGAACCTGCGACCCGACGATGCCGCCTGGCGCTGTCTGCGCAGTCCCAGCACACCGACGGAGTTGCGGGCCAGGCGGATGTTCCTCGACGGCGTCCGGGTCGCCAAGCAGGTGCTGTCCCGAGCGGCGGCGACGTCGGTCCACGTCCCGATGCTGGAGACGGAGGTGCCGCTGGGCCGGGAGCAGTTCGAGACGCTGGCCCGTCCGGTGCTGGACCGGACGATCGCGGCGAGCCGGGCGACCCTGCGGGACGCTCAGCTCGCCGAATCGGACCTTGCCGAGATCTTCCTGGTCGGCGGCTCGACCCGGATCCCGCTGGTCGGCACGTTGCTGCACCAGGCGTACGGCCGTCCGCCGGTGGTGCTCGACCAGCCGGAGCTTGCCGTGGCGTACGGCAGCGTCGCCGCGCCGCCCCGGCCGGTGAGTCCGCCTCCGGCCGTGAGTCCGGTGCCGGCCGTGAATCCGCCTCCGGCCGTGAGCCCACCGCTGGTCGGAAGGTCGCTGTCGGTGCGTGGCACCCGGCGGATGCTGGCCGTCGCGGTGACCGTCGTACTCGCGGTGACAGCCGGGGTCGGATACCTGGTCATGGAGCAGCGGGACGACGACCCTGACGGCGGGTCGCCGCAGACCGGGCAGGACCAGACCCGGCAGCCCTCGACCGACCCATCGGAGTCGGCCAGCCCGCTGGCTGTGGCGCTGCCGACCCCGACCGGCGTGCCTACCTCGTTCGCCGGCCAGTGGAGCGGGATCGTCGACCAGCCCACCGGCACGGTCACCTCGTGGAGTCTGACGGCGACGTTCGCGGCCGGCGCCGACGGCGGGACCTTCCGGTCGACCAGTCTCGGCTGCGAGGGCACTCTTACGATCATCGAACCGCGTCCGACGAGCCGGGAGATTCACCTCCGTCAGCGTACGACGGTCAACTCGCGGTCCCTGTGCGTCGGCGCGGCGCAGTGGACGCTGATCCTGCAGGAGCCGGACCGGGCGGACATGCACTGGGTGGATGCGGGCTCGCCGAGCAACACCGGCACCGCGACGTTCGTCCGTTCCTGA
- a CDS encoding prenyltransferase, protein MTVTSRPITDPPVGERADQTGRTDWHGFIRLARLRFLLYNLLPVGLAVAVSVHQGYPLHLGWYVLAQLFAWTVHLMTHYCNEYFDLAADRANVYFTPWTGGSRALVDGLVPPVVALGTAFVLAAVAQLMIVAMPDWPTRLAATAAIVLAWFYTAPPGRFNYRGLGEVTVAAILNGLWPVVAVLLQTGTVPVLLLAILAPTALLQTVRMMVMNLGDRRSDEQVGKRTVPVIIGYDRAVRVIVTAQPVAYAALTGFALAGWVPWLVWAPMTATAAISGWLVLRLRRGDMRDLDQRRMTPVVFWASNHVSLIVGAAMLGVLLDAARTGADGGALTLLGAVLAGYLGLFAHRLWLAGRTRPTSAPVDRR, encoded by the coding sequence ATGACTGTGACGAGCCGACCGATCACCGACCCGCCGGTCGGGGAACGCGCCGACCAGACCGGCCGGACCGACTGGCACGGGTTCATCCGGCTGGCCCGGCTGCGCTTCCTGCTCTACAACCTGCTCCCGGTGGGGCTCGCGGTGGCGGTCTCGGTGCACCAGGGCTATCCGCTGCACCTCGGCTGGTACGTCCTGGCGCAGCTGTTCGCCTGGACGGTCCACCTGATGACGCACTACTGCAACGAGTACTTCGATCTGGCGGCCGACCGGGCCAACGTCTATTTCACCCCGTGGACCGGCGGCAGCCGGGCCCTCGTCGACGGTCTGGTGCCGCCGGTGGTGGCGCTGGGCACCGCGTTCGTGCTGGCCGCCGTGGCGCAACTGATGATCGTCGCGATGCCGGACTGGCCGACCCGGTTGGCCGCCACAGCCGCCATCGTGCTGGCCTGGTTCTACACCGCGCCGCCCGGCCGGTTCAACTACCGCGGCCTCGGTGAGGTGACCGTCGCGGCGATCCTCAACGGGCTGTGGCCAGTGGTCGCGGTGCTGCTGCAGACCGGCACCGTGCCGGTCCTGCTGCTGGCGATCCTCGCCCCGACCGCGCTGCTGCAGACCGTACGGATGATGGTGATGAACCTCGGCGACCGTCGCTCCGACGAGCAGGTCGGCAAGCGCACCGTCCCGGTCATCATCGGCTACGACCGGGCGGTACGCGTCATCGTCACCGCCCAGCCGGTCGCGTACGCCGCGCTGACCGGATTCGCCCTGGCCGGCTGGGTGCCCTGGCTGGTCTGGGCGCCGATGACGGCGACCGCGGCGATCTCCGGCTGGCTGGTGCTGCGGCTGCGCCGGGGCGACATGCGCGACCTCGACCAGCGGCGGATGACCCCGGTGGTCTTCTGGGCCTCCAACCACGTCTCGCTGATCGTCGGCGCGGCGATGCTCGGCGTCCTGCTCGACGCGGCCCGCACCGGCGCCGACGGCGGCGCGCTCACCCTGCTCGGCGCGGTGCTCGCCGGCTACCTGGGCCTGTTCGCCCACCGGCTGTGGCTGGCCGGGCGGACCCGCCCGACCAGCGCACCGGTCGACCGCCGCTGA